The genomic segment GACGGCACTTTAACAGTTAAGCGATTTATGTCGAGAAATGCGTTTCAATTTTTCGAGCAAGATCGCAAAAATAACATTTTTTCTCGTCAAAACTGCGGTTTTATACGCAGATAGATGTCTTGTGGAAGGAAATAATCCTTCGTCTTATCGCGGTAATAAGCCACACCATCTAGCAGTAAAATGGCATCAGGTTTTGGCTTTTTGATTTCAATACCGTGCAAGCTATATAGGACAACGGATACTAATTCCATCTGTTCATCATCCATTAATTCGGTCTGTTTGTAGAGTTCAACTAAACGTTTCGAATAATGCTTTTTAAGCCGTTTAGCTTTCATCTGTTGAATAAGTTTGCGGTCAATATCTAACTCGCAGTGATATGCCGATTTTAGGTGATTGACAAAGCCTGTAATTGACGCTACTTGTCCTGATTTATCAGCAAGATAGTTATTTAACTGTTCCTGTGTTGGATAATCAGTAATGTCGTTAGAGCTTATTAAGTCGATAGCTGGCTGTAAAGCTAACCGAACAGATTTTAGTGAAGTTTTACCATCATCATATCGTCTTTGTAAAAGTTTATAGTAACTTGCTATACAAGGTACAGATTCTTTAAGTTTATTAAAAAGGGATTGTATGCGTTGCATTTCAGCTAAATCGTCTTTTAAAGCTTCATCTACAACTACTTGATTCGTATCAAGTAACCAGCGTAATACAGTTAAATTTACACGCAAGCCGTTTGGCTTGAAGTGCGTAACCAACTCCGCATAATCAGGAATTTTCTGCCAAATATCATCACAGTCAATGAAGAAACGCATAAAATCCGAGCCTTTATGTAAAGCAACGCTAATCCCGCATTTTCTCATGTACCAAAAAATAAATTTCTTATAGGCTGTTTTAATTGTCTTATGGCGAAAGATATGCAGATTTAAGCGAATCATATTGAATAATAAAGTTCGTCTTGCACAGTCAGGACAAATATTTCCATAACCTGAAGCCATTTCCGCTTTGCACTTAGGGCAAGTTGAAAGTAATTGTTCATCACACTTTTTGCATAATTGCTTTTCTTGATTATGAATTTTGCGGTAACGGCTACAATTCTTACACGTTGCAAAAGTATATCGTCGATAGCAAGAAAGGCATATGGATTCTTTTGTGATTGGTGAACGATATCTATCTCGGGTCATATTGCCACATTCTGAACACATTTGTTCTTCACGGAAATAACGAACACATGATGAACATACGGCTCCGTAATTTGTCAGCATTCCTACATTAAATGTACCAGCTTCTTTTCCACAACGAACACAATCCGTCAAACGTTCGCACTCAAGGCAAAATTCGCCACCACGGTGAATACGCTTTAATTGACCACATAACTTACAGGTTTTCTTTTTAAACCATTGGGCGTAACAATTCGCACAATAGTATTCCTCTCGGAATTTGCGTGTAACTGGTGTTTTTCCACAAATAGAACAACTATTTTGCGAACGAATTTGGGTTATCTTCATACTGCAATTTGTAATTGTCGTTTTAGTCGTTCCCATTGACGGTTAAGACTTAAATTAGAATTAATTTTAGGTTTATTTGCTATTGTTTTTCGATTAACTTCTCTACCTTCTCTTGCATGCTTGAATAGTGAATCAAGCTCAGAAGGGTAATTTTCAAAAGCAAAGGCTTTTTGTGTAATCTCACTTTGTTGAATCGCATAAATAATTGCTTCGGAAGATAACTGAAGAATTTTTACAGCATTCACCAAAAGATTTTTACGTTCCTCTATCGGTAGCAATTCAAATGCTAATGCTGTTTTAGGTTGACATAGATTACCTTGTGATATACCTAACTGTTCAAGAAACCTTGCAATAGCGTGAGAAGATTTTACTATTGCTCCACGACGAATGAGATTAATAAAATAACGTAAAATAGCAAAATACTCTTGAGAATTAACTTGTTTCTGAAAACATATACCTAAATCACTTGTAAAAACAGTATCTAGTGTTTGTAGTATTTCAATTTCCGTTTCACTTAATAAATCAGAGTGATGATTCAACATCTCACCACAATGATGACAATAATTGAGTTGTCTTTTATCCGCAGACAGTAAATGCGGTTGATATAGCTCACCACAACAAGAGCATTTTGCATCAAGTAATGTTTGATGTTTCAGACAACCAAAATACCATGCAAAACGCCATTCATTCCGTAAATATGGTGCTTCATCTAAACAGCATGAGCAATAATGCTGACCGCTACGATGTGAGCGATTACGAGAGCTTCTTGGCAATACCCACTTCGCTTGACCTTTCATTAGGGTCTGTTCACCGTTAATCCGTTTTAATGCAGAATAAAGAGAGTGAGCTTCTAGGTTTACCATTCCATTCAGAGATAAGTCACAAATATCAGAATAGATTTGCTGCTGAATAGGTTCAAATCCCCTATCTAAATCATACGTCCACAACCGCAATTTATCCCAATAAAATCCCGTGAACGTTAATGGCTCAGTACCGCAATCTAATGCAGCACGAATCAACCACGAACTAATGCTTTCATTTGGCTGTATTGGCGTTCTAATAACACCTGATTTTATCCGATAATTTTTCGGAAGCCCTGCGTTGGTTGTACCCATGAATTTTTCTCGATAATGTCTAACGTAATTTGCTCAGTACCTGATGTAATTGCTTCTACTGCACACGCAGTCAATAAACGATGTACATTCCCTAAATTTCCACCTGAAATCGTATGAATTTTAGTAGCGAGTTCAGGCGATTGTAGGTTAGAGCACTTCTTCAATGGCAAAACACCCTGAAATTGGAAAAGTAACTTTTGAAAGTCCTTATCCAATTTCCACGTTGGCAATTCAGCAACATCAAAACGGCTAGCGTGTTGCGGGTCAGTATGTAGGACACGAATTGCATCTCTTGTACCTACACCAACAATAGGAATTTGCAGTTCATTACATAACATTTTAATCGCATTCATAACCTGACGTTGCAAACGTGGCGTACCCACAAGTAAAGAATGAAATTCATCAATAACTAACATCTTTACTTTGTATTCACGAAACAAATGAATCGTCTGATAACGTAACTTTGCCACACTATCAGTTGAGCGATAAGGCACATAAAAACGTTCTAATAACGAAATATAAAGCTCTTTTTCGTTTGCACTCGGCGGTGCTTCTGCCAAAATAATAGGGCGAACACCATCCGATAGACTATCGACATAAGGTTGTCCGTATAAATCGTAGAAATGGCGAATTAACGTTGTTTTACCGTTATTGGAATCCCCTACTACCAACAAATTAAACATTCTTGGTCTTTTCGGTTTATTCATCAGTGAAACTAGATTCTCAATAATTCGATTTGCAACAGGATAGCCCACCCAACGAGGTTCATCTAAAAACTCAATCCGTTCTTGATTATTTGCAGTCACTAAATGACGAAATTTTTCATGAACATACTCATATTGCTTTTCCATTATTCAATATCCCCAAATGTGAATTCATCATCTGAAAGCAAGCTAGAAGCTGGTGCTTTTACTATTTCAGGTTGTGTTTTCTCGATTACATTAGTCGGTATTACTACATCACTTTTTGCATGGACTTTCTGGCGTTGTGCTTGTCGGCGAGCTTTCTTCGTTCTATGAGCGGATTGCTCAACCATTTCACGCATTTCGGTTAAAGCATCATTAATTTGTTGTGAATGAATCAATTTTTCATCTTTGTCTTTCAGGAATTGACGAACTTGTTTATATTCCCAAATACTCATATCAGGCAATGATTGGTCTGCAAATGGAATAGGGAAATAACGTTTTAATCTTGGATCGTAAAACCAAATTTTGCCAATATTGCGTGGATCTCGACGAAATAAAAATTCCTTGCTTTTACCGTTTTCATCCGAATCATTAATGTACATATTGAGAGCAACATCATAGTAACGTAAGCCATCTATCGTTACGCCATTATGTTGAATCGTGCGTTTTTCACTTGGTAAAAAATCGAGTAATAATGTTTGTTCATCAACAGGCATCTGCGGATAACCACAGCCCACATGGTCTTTATCACCAAAAATACCTAAACGCCATTTTTGAACAGGCGACATTCCTAAAGCAGAGTGCGTACGTTTATGGTACACATTCACAATGTAGTTAATTAGCCACGATTCAAATTCATCTAACGTCATTACAGCTTCGGCTTCGGATTGATAAGTATCTTTTTCTTTCGTATTAGAGAAAGTTGTACCACTCAAACCATGAACCTCTTTCATAAATGTACCAATCACACGTTCAATATGTCCGCCAAATTCAGGACGACCGACTGGGCGAAATTCCAAAGCAATACCGTGCGCTTCACAAGATTTTGATAAATCAAGTGAACGGAAATCTGCACCGTTGTCTACGTGAATTTTATTTGGATAACCAAATACAGCCCATTCACATTTGATGTTGTGGTCTAGTAATAAACGCTCTTTGGGCAAAATACTGCGAGCAATACACATTGCGACAGAAGTAACAGATGGTGCATCAAGCGAAAGATAATAACCTGTAATCATTCGGCTATACACATCCATTGCTAACGTTAAATATGGTCTGCCAATCGGCTTGCGATACTGATTATCTACGATAATCAAATCAACAGGTGTATGGTCGATTTGAATCACACTCAGCGGAAAATCAGCATTTGGAAAACTATTTGGTTTAGGTGTAAATTTATTCTTCGCTTTTTCTTTTTGTCCACGCTTACGTAACCTTTCTTCTTCCGAAATACGCAAAATACGCTGTCGAATTGTTCTACGACTAGGGCTATCAATGCCTTTTTGACTCGCTACACGTTGTACTTCACGAATCGTCTGCTCAATAGAAGGACGTTGCTTGTGCAGGTAAAACTCATTAATGACTAATGTAACTAATTCATCTTGTTCTTTAGTTAAACGAGAATTACCTTCAGCCCAACCACGTTTACGACTAACCAACCCTGCGATAGAGCCTAGTGAATTATAGGATTGCAACCATCGGTATAAACTGCGTTCACTTACGCCAACTTCTTCCGCTCGAGCTCTTACCGAAGCTGGACTATGTTGCTCATAGTTAAGTAACGGTTTAATCATTTCGTATTTTTTTAACGCCTTTTCCCAATAATCATCACTGATTGCACTTAAATCAACTGATACATCTTCACGCTCGTTGATTTTCAAATTATCTAACTGATGAATACTGGCAATCTTACTTTGGCGAGTATGAATATGTCGAATCATGACCTGAGCATCTTCATCAAGATATTCAAGTAACTCATATTGTTCGCCATCTTCACGATTTACATAAATATTACCCTTTTGAAGAATAATACGACCACGCTCTAACTTGCCATGATAACGTGGGTGAATAAATCCTTTTTCATTTGAATTAGTCATTTGAATATCCCCAAACTTCAGTAAATTCAGAAAGTGGCTCAAACCAATTACAAGTTAGTTGTTTGGTTGCCAACAAGTGATAGATAATTTGTAATCCTTTCGTGCGATACAAAGAACCTGTAAAGAAACGAGAAAGTAGATAATCTATTGTGGTGCCACCAAGCAATTCAACTTGAGAAAGTACCGCTTTAATATCTTCAGGATCGCACTGTAATCTCTTGTATCGCTGTACGGTATTAATATTGAATAAAGCAAGATGACGAATTTTATCTTCATCATAAATATGAAAGATGCAATCGTTCTTCTTCGCAAATTTCATTGCCGCTTTCCATTTCTCTTTCCAATCCCGCCAATGTTCTTGCCATTTTGATTTCGGTTTCACTTCAATTAACAAGGACGGTCGCCCATCATTGAAACGAATGAGGAAATCTGGTGTGTAAGGATAGGTTAGCCCATTTTTTACAAACAAAATGCGAGTAGGCTGAGAAACGATTTCCTCTACCGCAGGCATATAAGTAAAATAGAGCAATAGGTCACGCTCAAGCGTAGATTCGTAAGGTACGCTAATACCTTCCTTGAAAGGAAGATAACCTGATACACTAAGGCGTGTTGGTTTAATCTTACGAACTTGTTTAAAAATTTGTTCTGTTTTCATAGATAATTTGACTTTTATTAGTATCTTTTTAAAGATTTTGACAGTTATTTGTGTAAATAGTGCCATTAAATAGTATCTTTTTAAGGTAAAAAAATAGGCTTAAGCCTTATTCTACCGTTCCATGTTTTGCCTATTATGCCACTTATTTGTAACTTTGACAGCGGCTCAATACCTCGTCCCGGAGAAATTTCTTTAGCACATAATGGTGTGCTATTTTTAGATGAATTACCTGAATTTGAACGAAAGGTTCTAGATGCCCTACGGCAACCATTGGAAAGTGGAGAAATTATTATTTCTCGTGCTATGGCTAAAATCCAATTTCCCGCACGCTTTCAGCTCATTGCAGCAATGAACCCAAGCCCAACAGGCAACTATCAAGGTACTCATAATCGTACTTCACCACAGCAAATTATGCGTTATCTCAATCGCCTTTCCGGTCCATTTTTAGATCGATTTGATTTATCCATTGAAGTACCATTATTACCACAAGGTACGCTACAAAATAGCGAAGATCGTGGAGAAAGTAGCGTTCAAGTGCGGTCAAAAATTCTGAAAGTTCGTGAATTGCAATTAAGCAGACAGGGAAAAGTTAATGCTCAATTATCAAGCAAAGAAATTGAGAAATTTTGCACACTACAACTGGCAGATGCGATCTTTTTGGAAAACGCATTGACTAAATTAGGATTGTCAGTACGTGCTTACCACCGTATTTTGAAAGTAGCACGTACTATTGCTGATCTGAATAACGAGACACAGATCAACAAAACACATTTAGCTGCAGCCCTAGGCTATCGAGCAATGGATCGCCTATTAATGAAACTGAATGGTGAGAATCATTAAGCAAAAGATTAAGGCTTAATATCACGCAAAATCGGATTTTGCATTGAAATCAGAGTTTCGGTCGATTGAATTTCATCAATCAACTGAATTTTTGTTGCTAATACTTGATGCAATTCCGCAATAGTGTGTGTCATTACTTTGATAAAAATAGAATAGTTGCCTGTTGTATAATAGGCTTCCACGACTTCATCAAAGGCTTCCAGCTGTTTTATCACTTTTTCATAGTCTTTTGCACTTTTGAGAATGATACCGATAAAGCAACAAACGTCATATCCAAGTTTACGCTCATCAATACGTACTTTTGTTCCCTCAATAATGCCTGCTTGACGCATTTTTTCTACCCGGACATGAATAGTACCTGGACTCACACCAAAATTTTTCGCCATTTCTGCATAAGGTGTACGCGCATCACGTGTTAATACGCGTAAAATTTGCTGATCTAAACTGTCTATTGTGTACATAAGCGCTCCATTTTAAATTTTTTTTAAAAAAATACATTATTTTTTAATGATTGTTATCATTATATCCTTTTTTTAATAAAATGTATTGAATTTTATGCTTTACCTATTGAATAATATGCAACAAGCGTTCAGTGAAACGCATTATAACGAATAATTAAGGTTTAAATCATGAAAAAATCATTTATTTTACAACAACAAGAAATTAGTTTTGCGAAGAACACATTCACAGAGAAATTAGCAGAACATTTGGGCTTAGTCGAAGTGCAAGGTCCTATTTTAAGCCAAGTTGGTAACGGTATCCAAGATAACTTATCCGGTAAAGAAAAAGCGGTTCAAGTTAATGTGAAAATGATTGAAGGCGCTACTTTTGAAGTCGTTCATTCATTAGCAAAATGGAAACGCCATACATTAGCACGTTTTGGTTTCGCAGAAGGCGAAGGGTTATTTGTCCATATGAAAGCATTGCGTCCTGATGAAGACAGTCTTGATCAAACTCACTCTGTCTATGTTGATCAATGGGACTGGGAAAAAGTCATTCCTGCTGGTCGTCGTAATCTTGCTTATTTAAAAGAAACCGTGCGTTCCATTTATGCCGCAATTCGTGAAACTGAAGCCGCTGTGAGTCGGAAATTTGGTTTAGACAAATTTTTACCCGAAGATATCACCTTTGTTCATAGTGAAGATCTAGTAAAACGTTTTCCAGGAATGACAGACAAAGAACGCGAGAATGTCATCTGTAAAGAACATGGCGCCGTATTCTTAATTGGTATCGGCGGTACATTATCAGACGGTAAACCACATGATGTACGCGCACCAGACTATGACGATTGGACGACTATCTCTGAAGGCGAGTACAAAGGCTTAAATGGTGATATTTTAGTCTGGAACCCTGTTTTAAATCGTGCTTTCGAACTGTCTTCAATGGGAATTCGCGTTGATGAAACCGCACTTCGTAAACAATTAGCCTTAACTAACGACGAAGAACGCTTAAAATTTGATTGGCATCAAGATTTAATTAATGGTCGTATGCCGCTATCAATCGGTGGTGGAATCGGTCAATCACGTTTAGCTATGTTATTATTACATAAACATCATATCGGTGAAGTACAATCTAGTGTATGGCCAAAAATCGTTATGGAAGAATACCAGAATATCTTATAAAAAATAATGCCTATGAATAGCGATAATTTGAATTTCAACTAAAACCACTCGCTAAAGTCTGTTTCTTTAGCGGTGGATAACCGTTGAGAAGCAGGCTGTCTTTTTTCTCATTTAAAAAACACCTGTCTTTTTAACCGCACTTTGCTGTCATTTTTTTCGAAAAATGATACGGGTTTCTTTTACCAAAAATCAGGAGAAATATATGAAACAACTTACTGCAATCATTCAACCATATCGTTTAGATGATGTACGCGATGCACTCAATGAAATTGGGATTCATGGTATGACTGTTTCCGAAGTGAAAGGTTTTGGACGCCAAAAAGGACATACCGAACTGTATCGCGGCGCTGAATACATGATTGATTTTTTTACCTAAAATTCAAATTGATATTGTGCTAACTGATGATCATATCGATGCAGCGATTGAAGCAATTTGTTCTGCAGCACAATCAGGACGTATTGGTGATGGTAAAATTTTCATCAAACCAATTGAACAAGTTATCCGCATTCGCACAGGCGAAACTGATGAAAGTGCGGTCTAGATTTCCTTTATTTTTACTTGGAGAAAGAAATGAAAACTCGATTATTTTTAACCGCACTTTCAGCGATCTCTTTTGGCGCAAGTGCTGATACAACAGATTAGCTTCATCCTATTTCAGAGATAAATGCAGGCGACACTACATGGGTTATGGTTGCAACCATTTTAGTCCTTTTTATGACCATTCCTGGTCTCGCACTATTTTATGGTGGTATGGTTCGTAAGAAAAATGTACTCGCGACGATGATGGCAAGCTTTGCAAGCTGTTGTTTGATCGCACTAATCTGGGTCATATTTGGTTATAGTTTTGCTTTCACGCCAAATAATGGTTTTATTGGTAGTACAGATCGCCTATTTTTACATGGACTAGATCTTTTTTCTGAAGAAGGGAAACTCACTATTTACCCTGGTGCAAGTAGCATTCCTAAGTCCGTTTTTATGTTATTTCAAATGGCCTTTGCAATTATTGCCGGTGCGATCATCACTGGTTCCTTTGCTGAGCGAATGAAATTTTCTGCATTATTAGCATTTGTCGGACTGTGGTCTGCACTCATTTACGTGCCAACCGCGCACTGGGTTTGGGGTCTTGACGGCTGGCTCGCCTCTGATGGCGTACTTGACTATGCGGGTGGTAAGTGATACACATCAACGCAGGAATTGCAGGGTTAGTTGCAGCGATTATGATTGGTAAACGCGTAGGATATGGGCGAGAAGTGATGACCCCACATAACTTAGTTCTTACTTTAGTTGGCACTGCAATGCTTTGGATTGGATTGGCTGGTTTGGTTTCAATGCAGGTTCAGCATTAGCCGCAGATGCCAGAGCAGGGATGGCATTAGACACAACACAAGTTGCTACTGTAGCAGCCGCTTTCACATGGACAATCATTGAAGTCATTCTACGCCATAAACCATCAGCCT from the [Actinobacillus] rossii genome contains:
- the asnA gene encoding asparagine synthetase AsnA, which codes for MKKSFILQQQEISFAKNTFTEKLAEHLGLVEVQGPILSQVGNGIQDNLSGKEKAVQVNVKMIEGATFEVVHSLAKWKRHTLARFGFAEGEGLFVHMKALRPDEDSLDQTHSVYVDQWDWEKVIPAGRRNLAYLKETVRSIYAAIRETEAAVSRKFGLDKFLPEDITFVHSEDLVKRFPGMTDKERENVICKEHGAVFLIGIGGTLSDGKPHDVRAPDYDDWTTISEGEYKGLNGDILVWNPVLNRAFELSSMGIRVDETALRKQLALTNDEERLKFDWHQDLINGRMPLSIGGGIGQSRLAMLLLHKHHIGEVQSSVWPKIVMEEYQNIL
- the amtB gene encoding Ammonia transporter, which translates into the protein MVATILVLFMTIPGLALFYGGMVRKKNVLATMMASFASCCLIALIWVIFGYSFAFTPNNGFIGSTDRLFLHGLDLFSEEGKLTIYPGASSIPKSVFMLFQMAFAIIAGAIITGSFAERMKFSALLAFVGLWSALIYVPTAHWVWGLDGWLASDGVLDYAGGK
- the tnsB gene encoding transposase; the encoded protein is MTNSNEKGFIHPRYHGKLERGRIILQKGNIYVNREDGEQYELLEYLDEDAQVMIRHIHTRQSKIASIHQLDNLKINEREDVSVDLSAISDDYWEKALKKYEMIKPLLNYEQHSPASVRARAEEVGVSERSLYRWLQSYNSLGSIAGLVSRKRGWAEGNSRLTKEQDELVTLVINEFYLHKQRPSIEQTIREVQRVASQKGIDSPSRRTIRQRILRISEEERLRKRGQKEKAKNKFTPKPNSFPNADFPLSVIQIDHTPVDLIIVDNQYRKPIGRPYLTLAMDVYSRMITGYYLSLDAPSVTSVAMCIARSILPKERLLLDHNIKCEWAVFGYPNKIHVDNGADFRSLDLSKSCEAHGIALEFRPVGRPEFGGHIERVIGTFMKEVHGLSGTTFSNTKEKDTYQSEAEAVMTLDEFESWLINYIVNVYHKRTHSALGMSPVQKWRLGIFGDKDHVGCGYPQMPVDEQTLLLDFLPSEKRTIQHNGVTIDGLRYYDVALNMYINDSDENGKSKEFLFRRDPRNIGKIWFYDPRLKRYFPIPFADQSLPDMSIWEYKQVRQFLKDKDEKLIHSQQINDALTEMREMVEQSAHRTKKARRQAQRQKVHAKSDVVIPTNVIEKTQPEIVKAPASSLLSDDEFTFGDIE
- a CDS encoding transposition helper protein, with protein sequence MEKQYEYVHEKFRHLVTANNQERIEFLDEPRWVGYPVANRIIENLVSLMNKPKRPRMFNLLVVGDSNNGKTTLIRHFYDLYGQPYVDSLSDGVRPIILAEAPPSANEKELYISLLERFYVPYRSTDSVAKLRYQTIHLFREYKVKMLVIDEFHSLLVGTPRLQRQVMNAIKMLCNELQIPIVGVGTRDAIRVLHTDPQHASRFDVAELPTWKLDKDFQKLLFQFQGVLPLKKCSNLQSPELATKIHTISGGNLGNVHRLLTACAVEAITSGTEQITLDIIEKNSWVQPTQGFRKIIG
- the comM_2 gene encoding Mg chelatase subunit ChlI — protein: MPLICNFDSGSIPRPGEISLAHNGVLFLDELPEFERKVLDALRQPLESGEIIISRAMAKIQFPARFQLIAAMNPSPTGNYQGTHNRTSPQQIMRYLNRLSGPFLDRFDLSIEVPLLPQGTLQNSEDRGESSVQVRSKILKVRELQLSRQGKVNAQLSSKEIEKFCTLQLADAIFLENALTKLGLSVRAYHRILKVARTIADLNNETQINKTHLAAALGYRAMDRLLMKLNGENH
- the glnB_1 gene encoding nitrogen regulatory protein P-II; protein product: MKQLTAIIQPYRLDDVRDALNEIGIHGMTVSEVKGFGRQKGHTELYRGAEYMIDFFT
- a CDS encoding TnsA endonuclease N terminal, which encodes MKTEQIFKQVRKIKPTRLSVSGYLPFKEGISVPYESTLERDLLLYFTYMPAVEEIVSQPTRILFVKNGLTYPYTPDFLIRFNDGRPSLLIEVKPKSKWQEHWRDWKEKWKAAMKFAKKNDCIFHIYDEDKIRHLALFNINTVQRYKRLQCDPEDIKAVLSQVELLGGTTIDYLLSRFFTGSLYRTKGLQIIYHLLATKQLTCNWFEPLSEFTEVWGYSND
- the asnC_1 gene encoding DNA-binding transcriptional regulator AsnC, encoding MYTIDSLDQQILRVLTRDARTPYAEMAKNFGVSPGTIHVRVEKMRQAGIIEGTKVRIDERKLGYDVCCFIGIILKSAKDYEKVIKQLEAFDEVVEAYYTTGNYSIFIKVMTHTIAELHQVLATKIQLIDEIQSTETLISMQNPILRDIKP